Part of the Pseudomonas baltica genome is shown below.
TGGCCAGAATGTTGCGCTGGATCTCGTTGCTGCCGCCGTAGATGGTCGCGCACAGCGACTGGATGAACAGCCCGGCGGGATACAGCGCGGCGTCTTCCGGAATCGGGTCGAGCAGGGCTGCCGCTTCGCCAGCGGTCTGCAGTGCCAGTTCGTTGATGCGCTGGAACAGCTCGGACTGGAAAATCTTCAGCATCGACACCTCGGCCCCCAGCGGCTGCCCGCGGCGCAGGGCGTCGGCGAACGATTCGTACAGCGCGCAATGGCAGTCCAGGTCGAGCTGCAGGTCGGCGAAGCGCTGGCGGAACACCGGTTGCTGCCAGGCGCCATTGAGTTTGGCCAGGCGCGCCAGACGATCCAGCGAGTGGGTCGACTGCTTAGGTGAACCGAGGAAGATGCGCTCGAAACCCAGCAGTGCCTTGGCCATGCTCCAGCCCTGGTTGAGCTCGCCGACCAGGTTGGCCTTGGGCACTTTCACGTCGGTGAAAAACACCTCGGCGAACTCGTCGTGCAGGTCGAGGTTGAGGATCGGCCGCACCTCGATACCGGGAGTGTCCAGCGGCACCAGCAGGAAACTGATGCCGGCCTGAGGCTTGGCCGTGCGATCGGTGCGCACCAGCATGAAGATCCAGTTGGATTCGGTGGCCATGGTGGTCCAGATCTTTTGGCCACTGACGCGCCAATGGTCACCCTCATCCACGGCTTCGGTGCGCAGGCTGGCCAGATCCGA
Proteins encoded:
- a CDS encoding acyl-CoA dehydrogenase family protein — protein: MTDYNALDDSHFRAEVRGWVQANYPATKRNPRKRMGTEESREWYQLLSKKGWLAPGWPPEYGGMGLSAAKQLIMMEEMESHGCARLPDSGLTMLGPMLVRYGSEEQKAFHLPRILSGEHLWCQGYSEPNAGSDLASLRTEAVDEGDHWRVSGQKIWTTMATESNWIFMLVRTDRTAKPQAGISFLLVPLDTPGIEVRPILNLDLHDEFAEVFFTDVKVPKANLVGELNQGWSMAKALLGFERIFLGSPKQSTHSLDRLARLAKLNGAWQQPVFRQRFADLQLDLDCHCALYESFADALRRGQPLGAEVSMLKIFQSELFQRINELALQTAGEAAALLDPIPEDAALYPAGLFIQSLCATIYGGSNEIQRNILAKQVLDLPAA